One genomic region from Leifsonia sp. Root1293 encodes:
- a CDS encoding RHS repeat-associated core domain-containing protein gives MAGSVESQNVTAARAAWIVGLETSASTVAAGAPVTLTAEANQNVGLTDGTYVISILDTTTGSTVRTCTSGTVCAAAAPSLYSSNDNSHEFIAVVSAPGSFNSLEDVVDAQAVSTTVTIGRAVWEGTVTTDLTNVELAGTVTGTVTVDQDVADTEDRYSLYLFDAVSGAQLRRCDTGNTCQATVTWRSADWALVFVGMVAERTPDPIVLGEAQGLLYGEQVFVGTPSWSVDMAADKGEIGPNESVGLTATTNLDVGLTDGALAVYIIEAISERIVARCTTGTTCSVDDEFYKPTDMLWAGHSYWAWVADNNPDAEFYQDVQRIRAGSNSVSVQQRAWEGSAQQTGHSSTGDQFLVRLNQSMSVTNGRVRIVLVDQDNGSTVDSCTSGSVCMLQSDAASTYGYFIGIEGLDYQSHAEPGSEYSWVSMGGWGFAGTLGPASGPVLPGESAGGGNPAEQACQCEHADPVNSATGEFYETTVDLKLQGVGPGVEVSRTYSSSGASSAGAFGFGWASTLEPRLEPTLGDLSGSDLPQQIQVVQENGSTTLFTGAGQSSYSTLPRVHAELIYDESNEKWIYTRNHRDRFTFDAHGTLVEESDRNGNRLLYSHDVAGKLTSISTPDGRTITFAWTADRITNATDSAGREVAYSYDEAGNLAAVTDVDGKQTSYTYDGDHRLVATTLADGGVVTNAFDAEGRMQSQTDQIGRTTQFSYDDNTNDQYPRSNTVANPDGTITTDVYVNQRIVSQTVATGTDLEATTAYEYDTNGNLIAETSPSGATNQATYDDDGNKLTETNPLGKTTTRTYNADGDLLTITDPVQRVSTFTYDTRGNILTHVTPGGSATEFARNNDGTIATRTDPREMATTYTYTAAGLPATVTDPEAGISQYEYNSAGNLSATTDPNGHTSTTTVTASGNELTSTDADGNTTTYSYDAVGNLTTVTQADASTYSGTYDLAGQLTSRTDTSGRTTSFTYTPAGKLATETTGDAITTYTYDNRGRKATVTDPTGRTTGYEYDPDNHPTVTHLPSGATTTNSYTQAGQLAAFVDGRDNTSHNTYDEVGQLIATEDGLGRITSIHYTDDGKVDTITHPDSNTTEYEYDPSGNLTSFTNPDGKQTVYTYSDADRRISETLPGGLTTTYAYDDAGQVLTTTSPDGTTSTFSYTNTGLVSNISRSEPGSTDTAFEYNQVGQVTQMTDATGLTEYDFNDAGQLETETTTAGEITNEYDSYGNRIGITYPSGHHVTYAYDLADRMTAATDWAARTSTFSWDANGNLATVAHPNGLTQTYTRDAADNITQIDASNTSGPLLTLDYSYDEAGQLTNSSRTDSAGSSTVNFTYDLVGQLHDTDTALSYDATSAGLLTTAGMDVLAYNSAQQVTERSIGTTTLDYGYDDDGRRVSEEDLGASGLESATMTYSAEGAIASYTKGASTVNYTNDGMGQRRSRTDANGTENWVWDTANAIQLLLDDGHDEFIYGPGTTPVAEINKTTGAIEYFTTDNVGSPRLFADETGAQTATRDYDPYGNLSNSTGATDSHVGYTGGWTDPVSGYVHLRARDYDPKTGQFTTLDPLREQTNSAYSYVRNNPLLLTDPTGLCAQLGSSNGNWTDKPGKIASKWGIPVDEIENAIEDLKQDGGKFGGKRRNPDVEINTETGDVRIKGGGDGESIGNLDDYLNSTASSMEPPQFDWNAAGVTVGTAVAVAIAGILYALNPFNAATA, from the coding sequence CTTGAGGACGTCGTTGACGCGCAAGCAGTATCGACCACTGTCACGATCGGACGGGCCGTCTGGGAAGGCACAGTGACCACGGACCTGACCAACGTGGAACTCGCCGGAACCGTGACGGGAACTGTCACTGTTGATCAGGATGTCGCCGACACGGAAGACCGATACTCCCTCTATCTCTTCGACGCCGTTTCAGGCGCGCAGCTCAGAAGATGCGACACCGGCAACACCTGTCAAGCCACCGTTACATGGCGATCAGCCGATTGGGCCCTCGTCTTCGTCGGTATGGTTGCCGAGCGCACCCCCGACCCAATCGTCCTGGGCGAGGCCCAAGGATTGTTGTACGGAGAGCAGGTCTTCGTGGGAACCCCTTCCTGGAGCGTCGACATGGCTGCCGACAAAGGGGAGATCGGCCCGAACGAGTCAGTCGGGCTAACGGCGACAACCAATCTCGATGTTGGGCTGACCGACGGCGCTCTTGCCGTGTACATCATTGAGGCAATATCGGAGCGAATCGTCGCTCGTTGCACCACCGGCACCACGTGCAGTGTGGATGACGAGTTCTACAAGCCGACCGACATGCTCTGGGCGGGACACAGCTACTGGGCTTGGGTTGCTGACAACAATCCTGACGCCGAGTTCTACCAAGATGTCCAACGCATTCGTGCTGGCTCGAACAGCGTCTCTGTGCAGCAACGTGCATGGGAGGGATCAGCCCAGCAGACAGGACACAGTTCCACGGGCGATCAATTCTTGGTGCGGCTAAACCAAAGTATGTCGGTGACGAACGGGAGAGTCCGGATCGTACTGGTCGATCAGGACAACGGCAGCACAGTAGACAGCTGCACGTCCGGATCGGTATGCATGCTCCAATCAGATGCAGCCTCGACCTATGGCTACTTCATCGGAATCGAGGGCTTGGACTACCAGTCACACGCTGAGCCTGGGTCGGAGTACAGCTGGGTAAGCATGGGAGGATGGGGCTTCGCGGGGACCCTTGGCCCCGCGTCCGGCCCGGTGCTTCCCGGTGAATCTGCAGGCGGCGGAAACCCAGCAGAGCAGGCATGCCAGTGTGAGCACGCAGACCCCGTGAATAGTGCGACCGGCGAATTCTACGAGACAACGGTAGACCTGAAACTTCAAGGTGTTGGACCGGGTGTGGAGGTCTCACGCACATATAGTTCCTCAGGAGCCTCCAGCGCCGGAGCGTTCGGCTTCGGGTGGGCTAGCACGCTCGAGCCCAGACTCGAGCCAACTCTCGGTGATTTGAGTGGGTCGGACCTACCGCAGCAGATCCAAGTCGTCCAGGAAAACGGGTCGACCACACTCTTTACAGGCGCCGGCCAGAGCAGCTATTCAACCCTGCCGCGAGTTCACGCGGAGTTGATATACGACGAGTCCAATGAGAAATGGATCTACACCAGAAATCACCGCGATCGATTCACCTTTGACGCTCACGGCACTCTCGTTGAGGAGAGCGATCGCAACGGAAATCGTCTGCTCTACTCTCACGACGTCGCCGGGAAGCTCACTTCGATCTCCACCCCAGACGGGCGCACCATCACCTTCGCATGGACGGCCGACCGCATAACAAACGCAACAGACTCCGCCGGACGTGAGGTCGCATACAGCTACGACGAAGCCGGCAACCTAGCCGCAGTCACTGACGTTGACGGAAAGCAAACGTCATATACCTACGATGGTGACCATCGCCTCGTGGCGACAACTCTCGCTGATGGAGGTGTCGTCACAAATGCCTTCGATGCAGAAGGCCGGATGCAATCGCAAACCGACCAGATCGGGAGGACCACCCAGTTCAGCTACGACGACAACACGAACGATCAATACCCGCGGTCGAACACAGTCGCGAATCCTGACGGCACAATCACAACTGACGTCTATGTGAATCAACGTATCGTCTCCCAGACCGTCGCCACGGGAACAGATCTCGAGGCGACCACGGCTTACGAGTACGACACCAACGGAAATCTCATCGCAGAGACATCGCCAAGCGGAGCGACCAACCAAGCTACCTATGACGACGACGGCAACAAGCTCACAGAAACAAACCCCCTCGGCAAGACCACAACGCGAACCTACAACGCAGATGGCGATCTCCTGACGATCACGGATCCCGTCCAGCGAGTCAGCACGTTCACCTACGACACCCGCGGAAACATCCTGACTCATGTGACCCCTGGTGGCAGCGCGACCGAGTTCGCACGCAACAACGATGGCACGATCGCTACCCGAACAGATCCACGCGAGATGGCAACGACGTACACGTACACAGCTGCCGGCCTCCCGGCCACCGTCACGGACCCAGAGGCGGGAATTAGCCAGTACGAATACAACAGTGCAGGCAACCTCTCAGCAACCACCGACCCGAACGGTCACACCAGTACTACTACGGTCACTGCCAGCGGTAATGAGCTCACAAGCACCGATGCGGACGGCAACACCACCACTTACAGCTACGACGCCGTCGGCAATCTCACCACCGTCACCCAAGCCGACGCATCGACATACAGCGGCACTTACGACCTAGCAGGCCAACTGACCTCACGCACCGACACGAGTGGCCGAACCACTAGTTTCACCTACACGCCTGCGGGCAAGCTAGCGACTGAGACGACAGGCGATGCCATCACCACCTACACGTACGACAACCGAGGCAGAAAAGCGACTGTCACTGATCCGACCGGCCGAACCACAGGTTACGAGTACGACCCTGACAATCACCCCACTGTCACACACCTGCCCTCAGGGGCCACAACCACGAACTCCTACACTCAGGCGGGGCAGCTGGCCGCGTTCGTCGACGGTCGGGATAACACCAGCCACAACACCTACGACGAAGTAGGACAACTGATCGCTACCGAAGACGGGCTCGGCCGCATCACGTCCATCCACTACACCGACGACGGCAAGGTGGATACCATCACACACCCCGACTCGAATACGACTGAGTATGAATATGACCCATCCGGGAACCTGACCTCATTCACCAACCCGGACGGCAAGCAAACCGTGTACACCTACTCCGACGCTGACCGACGGATCAGCGAGACTCTGCCTGGCGGGCTGACCACAACTTACGCATACGACGACGCCGGGCAAGTCCTGACGACCACCAGCCCGGACGGGACCACCAGCACCTTCTCATACACGAATACCGGTCTAGTCTCGAACATTTCCAGAAGCGAACCCGGATCAACCGACACCGCATTCGAGTACAACCAAGTCGGTCAGGTCACCCAGATGACGGACGCTACCGGGCTCACCGAATACGACTTCAACGACGCCGGGCAGCTCGAAACAGAGACAACCACGGCCGGTGAGATCACGAACGAGTACGACAGCTATGGAAACCGGATTGGAATCACCTACCCAAGCGGTCACCACGTCACATACGCCTACGACCTAGCCGACCGCATGACAGCTGCAACGGACTGGGCCGCACGCACCAGCACCTTCAGCTGGGATGCCAACGGCAACCTCGCAACCGTCGCCCATCCCAACGGCTTGACTCAGACCTACACCCGCGACGCGGCCGACAACATCACACAAATCGATGCCAGCAACACCTCGGGACCGCTCCTCACGCTCGACTACAGCTACGACGAAGCCGGACAGCTCACCAACAGCAGCCGGACTGACAGCGCCGGAAGCTCGACCGTCAACTTCACGTACGACTTGGTGGGTCAACTGCATGACACTGACACCGCTCTGAGCTATGACGCAACTTCTGCCGGTCTACTCACCACAGCTGGAATGGACGTTCTCGCCTACAACAGCGCTCAGCAGGTAACCGAGCGCAGCATTGGAACGACAACTCTTGACTACGGTTACGACGATGACGGACGCCGCGTCAGCGAAGAGGACCTCGGCGCTTCCGGGTTGGAGTCGGCGACCATGACCTACTCGGCGGAAGGAGCCATCGCCAGCTACACCAAGGGCGCCAGCACGGTCAATTACACCAACGACGGCATGGGCCAACGACGATCAAGAACCGATGCCAACGGAACAGAGAACTGGGTCTGGGACACCGCCAATGCGATTCAGCTCCTCCTGGACGACGGCCATGACGAGTTCATTTACGGCCCAGGCACCACCCCGGTCGCTGAAATCAATAAGACAACCGGTGCCATCGAGTACTTCACAACGGACAACGTCGGCTCACCGCGCTTGTTCGCCGACGAGACCGGCGCGCAGACGGCAACCCGCGATTATGACCCGTATGGAAACCTGAGCAACAGCACTGGGGCAACGGACAGTCACGTTGGCTACACAGGTGGATGGACCGACCCAGTCAGCGGATATGTTCACCTCCGCGCCCGCGACTACGACCCCAAGACGGGCCAATTCACGACCCTCGACCCTCTCCGTGAGCAGACCAACAGTGCCTATTCCTACGTTCGAAACAATCCTCTGCTCTTAACTGACCCGACTGGCCTGTGCGCACAGCTCGGATCATCAAACGGAAACTGGACGGACAAGCCCGGGAAGATCGCGTCGAAATGGGGAATTCCTGTAGACGAGATCGAGAACGCGATTGAGGACCTCAAGCAGGACGGTGGCAAGTTCGGTGGAAAGCGGCGAAATCCTGACGTCGAGATCAATACCGAAACCGGTGACGTTCGGATCAAGGGCGGCGGCGACGGCGAATCGATCGGAAACCTTGACGACTATCTCAATTCAACGGCTTCTAGCATGGAGCCACCGCAGTTCGATTGGAACGCTGCCGGGGTCACTGTCGGGACAGCAGTCGCCGTCGCTATAGCCGGCATCCTCTACGCGCTGAATCCCTTCAATGCGGCCACCGCTTAG